A DNA window from Setaria viridis chromosome 2, Setaria_viridis_v4.0, whole genome shotgun sequence contains the following coding sequences:
- the LOC117844080 gene encoding uncharacterized protein: MDPKFNGEWSASKIEMVKSLIASHNPNNNFVDGPNIKHNDIVNDIQACSPGRSSIRQFLLGMCEYGRGKWKDISRDFVTTNTPVKVSSHAQKYSINDVSLYDAEPWAQNISSNWEALAFAGGAYNPNYYGSGS, from the exons ATGGATCCCAAGTTCAATGGTGAGTGGAGTGCCTCCAAGATCGAGATGGTGAAATCACTCATTGCTAGTCACAATCCCAacaacaactttgttgatggcccgAACATAAAACACAATGACATTGTGAATGACATCCAAGCTTGTTCCCCTGGAAGGAGCAGCATCAG GCAGTTCCTTTTAGGCATGTGCGAGTATGGTCGCGGTAAATGGAAGGACATCTCAAGGGATTTCGTCACCACCAATACACCGGTGAAGGTCTCCAGCCATGCGCAGAAGTACAGTATTAATGATGTCAGCCTCTATGATGCTGAACCTTGGGCGCAGAACATCTCTTCCAACTGGGAGGCGCTCGCCTTTGCTGGTGGTGCATATAACCCAAACTACTATGGGTCCGGCAGCTAG
- the LOC117844082 gene encoding uncharacterized protein, whose amino-acid sequence MDPMFNDEWSALEIEMVKSLIASHNPNNNFVDGPNKKHNDIVNDIQACFPWKERHQVIEFYVELVVEMMSLTQSGNHSVVAIDNSVNNNSRIPVEDPSIDNMDLLFAHTTDKIPEAMQMVDEVSKRKAIIPPKGRNKGSFWTNEEHRQFLYGLRKYGRGKWKDISREFVTTRTPVQVSSHAQKYFHRQNTSEKQRYSINDVSLYDAEPWARNNSSNWEAPAFAGGAYNPNYYGSGSQVPTRNNLAQVWPPIMYSADQASSSQATTWTGQQMGPSSSAALAMEDAGSQAAWIGDQQGDILREQWMDIDKV is encoded by the exons ATGGATCCCATGTTCAATGATGAGTGGAGTGCCTTGGAGATTGAGATGGTGAAATCACTCATTGCTAGTCACAATCCCAacaacaactttgttgatggcccgAACAAAAAACACAATGACATTGTGAATGACATCCAAGCTTGTTTCCCCTGGAAGGAGAGGCATCAGGTAATTGAATTCTATGTTGAGcttgtggtggagatgatgagTCTAACACAGAGTGGAAACCATTCTGTGGTGGCAATCGACAACTCGGTGAATAACAACTCCAGGATTCCAGTAGAGGATCCAAGTATAGACAACATGGATTTGTTGTTTGCCCATACGACAGATAAGATACCAGAGGCCATGCAGATGGTGGATGAGGTGTCTAAGAGGAAAGCAATCATTCCTCCTAAGGGGCGGAATAAGGGGAGTTTTTGGACCAATGAGGAGCACag GCAGTTCCTTTATGGCCTGCGCAAATACGGCCGCGGCAAATGGAAGGACATCTCAAGGGAATTCGTCACCACCAGGACGCCGGTGCAGGTCTCCAGCCATGCGCAGAAGTACTTCCATAGGCAGAACACCTCCGAGAAGCAACGCTACAGTATCAATGATGTCAGCCTCTATGATGCTGAACCTTGGGCGCGGAACAACTCTTCCAACTGGGAGGCGCCTGCCTTTGCTGGTGGTGCATATAACCCAAACTACTATGGGTCCGGTAGCCAGGTTCCCACCAGGAACAACCTTGCACAGGTTTGGCCACCCATCATGTACAGTGCTGATCAGGCAAGCAGTAGCCAGGCAACTACATGGACTGGCCAGCAAATGGGGCCTAGTTCTTCTGCAGCTTTAGCAATGGAGGATGCTGGAAGCCAGGCGGCCTGGATTGGCGATCAGCAAGGAGATATTCTCCGTGAGCAGTGGATGGACATAGATAAAGTGTAG
- the LOC117846079 gene encoding pathogenesis-related protein 1 codes for MEVVSPSKLAWIPLAFAVAAAAAVAPCAAQNTAQDFVNLHNSPRADVGVVIVTWNATVAAYAQNYATQRAAGDCRLVHSGGPYGENLFWGSAGYAWAASDAVGSWVAEKQYYNHATNTCSAPPGKSCGHYTQVVWRASTALGCARAVCSNNAGVFIVCNYSPPGNIVGQSPY; via the coding sequence ATGGAGGTAGTCTCACCATCCAAGCTCGCGTGGATCCCGCTGGCGttcgccgtcgcggccgccgctgccgtcgcgcCGTGCGCGGCCCAGAACACGGCGCAGGACTTCGTGAACCTGCACAACTCCCCTCGCGCGGACGTGGGAGTCGTGATCGTGACCTGGAACGCCACGGTGGCGGCGTACGCGCAGAACTACGCGACccagcgcgccgccggcgactgcCGGCTGGTGCACTCAGGCGGGCCTTACGGGGAGAACCTCTTCTGGGGCTCGGCGGGGTACGCGTGGGCGGCGTCGGACGCCGTGGGTTCCTGGGTGGCGGAGAAGCAGTACTACAACCACGCCACCAACACCTGCTCGGCGCCACCCGGCAAGTCCTGCGGCCACTACACGCAAGTGGTGTGGCgcgcctccaccgccctcgGCTGCGCCCGCGCCGTCTGCAGCAACAACGCCGGCGTCTTCATCGTCTGCAACTACTCACCGCCGGGCAACATCGTCGGACAGAGCCCTTACTAG